The window CTTTTGTCCGAACGCGCACAACGACTAACTAATGACGACCATCAAGGACAGCGTCCACGACCACATCGAGGTCGGGGGCGTGGCCGCGGAGCTGCTGGAGACCCCGCCCGTCCAGCGGCTCCGCCACGTCAGGCAGCTGGGGACGGTGGACCTGGTCTATCCCTCCGCCAATCACACGCGCTTCGAGCACTCGCTGGGAGTCTACTATCTGGCCGATCGGGCGCTCTCCCACCTCGGCATCGAGGGCCAGCAGGCCGAGCGCGTTCGCGCGGCGGCGCTGCTGCACGACGTGGGCCACTCGCCCTATAGCCACAACGTCGAGGAGCTGCTCCACCGGGAGACGGGCAAGTACCACGACGACGTCCACGAACTGCTGGGGCGCGGTGAAGTGGCACGGGTCCTCACGGAGCACGACCTCGACCCGGACGCCGTAGCCGACCTCGTGGCCGGCGACGGGGAGCTCGGCCAGCTCGTCTCCGGGGAGCTGGACGTCGACCGGATGGACTACCTCGTGCGGGACGCCCACCACACCGGCGTGCCTTACGGGACCATCGACCACGAGCGGCTGCTCCGGGAGCTGCGCTTCGTCGACGGCGAACTCGTGCTGGACGAGGGCAACGTCCAGACGGCCGAGTCGCTGCTGCTCGCGCGGGCGCTGATGAACCCGACCGTCTACCAGCACCACGTCGCCCGCATCGCCAAGTCGATGCTGCGCCGCGGGACGGAGCGCCTGCTGGCCGCCGCTGACGTCGACGCCGACGAACTGCGCCGCTGGGACGACAGCGACCTGCTGGTGGCGCTGCGGGACTGCGAGGCCACGGCGGGCTACGCCCGGCGGCTGGACGAGCGGAAGCTGTTCAAGCGCGGCGTCTGGGCCGAGCGAGCGGCCGTGCCCGACGGGCTCCTCGAAGCGGACCACGACCAGATCCGCGAGCACGAGCGGACCATCGCCGACGAGGCAGAGGTCGACCCCGACGCGGTCATCATCGACGTGCCCGACGAGCCCTCCATGACCGAATCGACCAGCCGCGTCGTCGTCAACGGCGAGGTCCGCCGCCTTGGCGACCAGTCGACGCTGGTCGACGCCCTGCGAGCCGCCCAGCGCGACCAGTGGCGCCTCGGCGTGTACGCGCCCGAAGCGGTCTCCGAGCGCGTCGGCAACGTCGCCATCCGCACTCTCGGGCTCGACCTGGAAGGATCGCTCGTCCGGGACGTCCGGCCCGGCGTCCACGCCACCCTGGACGAGTTCAGTTAGGAGATACTGTTAGGTCGTATTGGAACTCGGCCGAGTTTGTGAACAGCCAGAAAGTCCCGGCGTGCTACGCCACCGGAAGACTCGCTACGCTCGTCTTCCGAGGTGCTCGAAAATCGAAGATTTTCGGCATGACGAGACGGCTTCGCCGTCTCGAACCATCTCGTTCGCTTCGCTCGCGTGACTCCCGCGGCTCGCTGTCGTCCGAAAATCGAAGATTTCTGATGGGCTGCGCAAGAGCTTCGCTCTTGCGAACGCCGGGGTTCGCGTAGCACGCCGCCCCTTTCTGGCTGTTTACATCCCCAACTGCATACTCAGATACGATTAGGGCGCGACCCACGGTTTTACGTCCGCCGACCGGCCAGTTCGGCGCATGGAACTGACCGGGACGATACTGCAGGGCGAGTCCTTCGAGCCGGTCGAGGGCCGCGTCGTGGTCGAGGACGGCGAGATCGCGGCCGTCGAGGAGACGGCGGTCGACTCCGACGACGTGATCCTGCCGGCGTTCGTCAACGCGCACACGCACATCGGCGACTCCATCGCCAAGGAGGCCGGCGGTGGGCTGACGCTGGAGGAGCTGGTGGCGCCGCCGGACGGGCTCAAACACCGGCTGCTCCGGCAGGCCGACCGGGAGGAACTGGTGGAGGGGATGGCCCGCTCCATCGACTTCATGGAGTCGACCGGGACGGGCGCGTTCGTCGAGTTCCGCGAGGGCGGCGTCGAGGGCGTCGAGATCATCGAGGACGCGCTCGCCGGGTCGCCCGTCGAGGCGGTCGTCCTCGGGCGGGAGACGATCGAGGCGATGGAGGCGTCGGACGGGTTCGGCGCCAGCGGTGCCAACGACGCCGACTTCGCCCGCGAGCGATCGGCGACCGCCGAGGCGGGCAAGATCTTCGGCATCCACGCCGGCGAGGTCGACGCCTCGGACATCAACCCCGCGCTGGACCTCGGCCCGGACTTCCTCGTCCACATGGTCCACGCCGAGGACCTGCACCTCGACCGCGTCGCGGACAGCGAGACGCCGGTGGTCGTCTGCCCGCGCTCGAACGCCGTCACCGACGTCGGCCTGCCGCCGCTGTCGGACCTGCAGGAGCGGACCACCGTCGCGCTCGGGACGGACAACGTCATGACCAACAGCCCGTCGATGTTCCGCGAGATGGCGTTCGCAGCGAAGCTGTTCGACGTCACCGCAGAGGAGGTCCTCCGGATGGCGACGATCAACGGCGCCTCCGTGGGCGACCTGAACTGCGGCGTCGTCGAGGCGGGCCGCGAGGCGCGCCTGCTGGTGCTCGACGGCGACTCGGACAACCTGGCGGGCGCGCAGGACCTCGTCCGCGCGGTCGTCCGGCGCGCGGGCGCGAGCGACGTGAAGCGGGTCGTGCTGCCGGGGAAGGCTTAACTCCTCGCCTCGTGTAGTGCTAGCGAGTACCATGTACGACCGGCTGCTCCTGCCGACCGACGGATCCGGGGAGATGGAGGGGGTCGTCGAGCACGCCGCCGGGCTGGCACGCGAACACGACGCGGCGCTGCACGCGGTCTACGTCGTCGACGAGGGGACGGCCGCCGGAGTCCCGATGGCCGGGGCCGGCGGCGACGTCCGGGGGATGCTTGCCGAGCGGGGCGAAGAGGCGCTCGACGACGTCGCCGCGATGGCGGGCGACGCGCTGACCGAGCGGACGGTTCTCGACGGGACGCCGTGGCGCGAAATCGTCGACTACGCCGACGAGAACGCCGTCGACCTGGTCGTGATGGGCACGCACGGCCGCGGCGGCCTCGACCGCCTGCTGCTGGGGAGCGTGGCCGAGAACGTCGTCAGGCGGTCGCCGGTCCCGGTGCTGACGGTGCGCGTCGAGCGGTCGGAGGAGTAGACGACGGGGATCACGCCGGCCGGAGGTGCTCGCAGTCGCCCGCGGCCACGGACACCCGCTCGCCGTCGACGTCGACCACGAGCGTCCCGGGGAAGGTGACGTCGACGGCCTCTCCGTCCACGACGCCGTCGGCAGTCTCGACGCGGACCCGCTTGCCCAGCGTCGACGCGTTCTCTCGCCAGGCGTCGACCACGCCCCGCAGGTCACCCCGCAGGTCGTCGAACTCCTCGAGAACGCGCTGTGCGAACGCCCGGCGGTCGACGTCACCGACCTCGGCCCGGACGCTCGTCGCCGGGGCGTCGCCCGGTAGCTCCCCGGAGTCGACGTTGACGTTGATCCCGACGCCGACGACTACCCAGGAGACGCGGTCGGCCTCGCCCTCCATCTCCGTGAGAATGCCCGCGAGCTTGCGCTCCGTGCCCCCTTCGCCGGTGACCATCACGTCGTTGGGCCACTTGATCCGGGCGTCGACGCCGGCCTCGCGGGCGGCGCGGGTGACCGCCACCGCCGCCGCGAGCGTGAACGCGGGCGCGTGAGCGGGCGGAACGTCGGGTCGCAGGACGAGGCTCATCCAGATCCCGCCGCTGGGAGAGTCCCACGCGCGGTCCAGACGACCCCGACCGCCGGTCTGCTCGTCGGCCAGCACGACCGCGTCCTCGGCGCCCTCACCGGCCAGCTCTCGCGCGCGCCGGTTCGTGCTGTCGATCGAGCCGTGGTACTCCACGTCGAACGGCGCCTCGAGGCCGTACTCCACGGCCGGTCCGCCGAACTCGGGGACCGATTCGAGGACGTACCCGTCGTCGCCGCTCTCGATCTCGAAGCCCGCGTCCCGCAGCGCCTCGACGTGCTTCCAGACGGCCGCCCGCGAGACGTCAAGCTCCTCGGCCAGCGCCGGTCCCGTCGCCGGGCCGTCGGCGACGGCGTCCAGCACCCGTCGGCGCGTCTCTTGCATACCTCCGGGTATCGCCGGCCCGGGTAAAAAGCGAGCGGGACGCCCCCTCTCTCAGACTCCGGGAACAGGTCCCCCGGTTTAGGGGGCAGGAGGCCACACGTCCACGTGAGGGACATACCAATGCCAGTCACCGACCCCGTCGACGCGCCCGAGGGCTCGCTCGCCGACTTCCCCGAGTTCGACCTCGTCTGTACCGTCGACGAGGCGTCGGACCCGGAACTCGTCACGGTCCACTCGGAAGACGAGGAAGAGATGATCACCCACTGGATCACGGTTGACGAACCCCACGCGATGGATCTGGGGGAGATGCGCTGAGGCCAGACGATGCCACGCGGAGGATTCCACTGCGGTGCGGGCAAGCATCCGCGAGCGCTCCGCGCTCGCGGTTCACTTCTCGCGAGGCGAAGCCGAGCGAGAAGGTAGTTTTTGTACTAAATTTTTGCGAGGAGGGTGCCCGCAGCGCGGCGCGAAGCGCCGCGCGAGGACACCCGACGACGTAAAAATTTAGTCGAGCACGAACAGCGTGTCGCCCATATCCACGGAGTCGCCCTCGTCGACGGCGACCTCGGTGACGGTGCCGCCGCGCTCGGCGACGACGTCGTTCTCCATCTTCATGGCCTCGAGGACGCAGAGGACGTCGCCGGCATCGACTGCCTCGCCCTCGTCGACCTCGACCTCGAGGATGGTGCCCTGCATCTCGGCGGTGACCTCGTCGCCCTCGGCGGTCGTCGACGACCCGTCGGAGGAGCCGCCGCCACCGCCGCCACCGCCGGCGCCGGGTCGCTGCGGTCGAGCGTCGCCGCCGTCTTCGGCGTCGGCGACCTGGATCGGCGGGGCGCCGCGCTCCTCCAGTTCCACGTCGAAGCGCTTCCCGTTGACCTCGACGGTGAACTCCCGCTCGGTGACCTCCTCGTCCTCGTCGCCGTCGCTGGGTTCGGTCCCCGTGCCCCACCGCTCCTGGGCCTCGTCGATGCGCTCGGGGTCCAGCTGCTCGTCGAGGTACTTCGTGGTGTGGGTGCCGCCCACGAAGGCGTCGTCGTTGAGCATCATGCGGTGGAACGGGATGATCGTCGGGAAGCCCTCGATGTCGTAGTCGGCGAGGGCGCGCTGCCCGCGGGCGATGCACTCCTCGCGGTCGCCGCCCCAGGTGATGAGCTTCGCGACCATCGAGTCGTAGTCGGTCACGAGGTCGTCGCCCTGCCGGGGTGCGTCGTCGACGCGGACGCCGATGCCGCCCGGGGGGTCGTACACCTCGAACTCGCCGCCGGTCGCGGGGGCGAACTCCTCGGCGGCGTTCTCGGCGTTGATCCGGAACTCCATGGCGTGGCCCTCGAGTTCCACGTCGTCCTGCTCGAAGGCGATCTCGTCGTCGGCGGCGACCCGGAGCTGCCACTTGACGATGTCGACGCCGGTCAGCTCCTCGGTGACGGTGTGCTCGACCTGGATCCGGGTGTTGACCTCGAGGAAGTAGAAGTTCGTGTCGGGTCCCAGTTCCTCGCCCGGTTCGCGCTCGGTGTCCTCCTCGACGAGGAACTCGAAGGTGCCGGCGTTGTAGTAGTCGGCGGCGTCGGCGCCCCGGCGGGCGGCCTCGCCGATCTGCTCGCGCAGTTCGTCGGAGAGGGCGGGGCTGGGCCCCTCCTCGATGACCTTCTGGTGGCGCCGTTGCAGCGAGCAGTCCCGCTCGCCGAGGTGGCGGACGTTGCCGTGGTGGTCGGCGAGGATCTGGACCTCGATGTGGCGGGGGTTCTCGAGGTACCGCTCGAGGTAGACGGAGGGGTTGGAGAAGTAGGCCTCGCCCTCGCGCTTGGCGCTCTCGAGTTGCTCCTCGGCGTCCTCGGGCTCGCGGACGATCTTCATGCCGCGGCCGCCGCCGCCGCCCTCGGCCTTGATGGCGATCGGGTAGCCGTGCTCGTCGCCGAACTCGTGGACCTCCGCGACGTCCTCGACGGGGTCGGTGGTCCCGGGCACGATGGGGACGTCGGCCTCCCGCATGGCCCTCCGGGCCTGCGTCTTCTCGCCCAGCCGCTCCATGGCCGTGCTGGCCGGGCCGATCCAGGTGACCCCGTCGGTTTCCTCGACGCGCTCCGCGAAGTCGGCGTTCTCGGCGAGGAAGCCGTACCCCGGGTGGATCGCGTCGGCGTCGGCCTGCAGGGCGGCGTCGACGATGGCCGCCTGGTCGAGGTAGGAGTCGGCGGCCCGCGCCGGCCCGACGTTGTACGCCTCGTCGGCGTAGCGGACGTGGCCGGAGTGCTTGTCGGCCTCGGAGTAGACGGCGACCGTGTCGACGCCGAGCTCCTCGCAGGCCCGCATCACGCGTACCGCGATCTCCCCGCGGTTGGCGACGAGAACCTTGTCGAACATACCAGCGTGTACCGAGGATCCCATCATAAAACTATGCGGAGACCACCCCGCAGTGGGTCGATCCGCGCCGCTCGCGCCGACGTTCACACGAGGGCGAGAGCGCGGCCGCGGTCGACGCCGGGAAGCGCGGCCGAGACCGGACTCACATCCGATCGATCCGACCGGCCGCGCTCCAGAGGTCGTCCGGTGCGCCGGAGCGGACCCTGACCGACCGGTGTTCGGTGCGCTCGACGCGGCCGGCGAAGGTCCACTCCCGCCCGCGCCAGTCCGGTCGCTGCTCGGCGCCGCCCGTAGCGGCGGCCGCAGCGGCGCGCTCCCGGTCCCGGAGGTGGGCCCCGATGGCGGCAGCGACGGCGGCCGCCTCCTCGTCGGTGGCG of the Halomicrobium salinisoli genome contains:
- a CDS encoding HD domain-containing protein, which gives rise to MTTIKDSVHDHIEVGGVAAELLETPPVQRLRHVRQLGTVDLVYPSANHTRFEHSLGVYYLADRALSHLGIEGQQAERVRAAALLHDVGHSPYSHNVEELLHRETGKYHDDVHELLGRGEVARVLTEHDLDPDAVADLVAGDGELGQLVSGELDVDRMDYLVRDAHHTGVPYGTIDHERLLRELRFVDGELVLDEGNVQTAESLLLARALMNPTVYQHHVARIAKSMLRRGTERLLAAADVDADELRRWDDSDLLVALRDCEATAGYARRLDERKLFKRGVWAERAAVPDGLLEADHDQIREHERTIADEAEVDPDAVIIDVPDEPSMTESTSRVVVNGEVRRLGDQSTLVDALRAAQRDQWRLGVYAPEAVSERVGNVAIRTLGLDLEGSLVRDVRPGVHATLDEFS
- a CDS encoding amidohydrolase family protein — encoded protein: MELTGTILQGESFEPVEGRVVVEDGEIAAVEETAVDSDDVILPAFVNAHTHIGDSIAKEAGGGLTLEELVAPPDGLKHRLLRQADREELVEGMARSIDFMESTGTGAFVEFREGGVEGVEIIEDALAGSPVEAVVLGRETIEAMEASDGFGASGANDADFARERSATAEAGKIFGIHAGEVDASDINPALDLGPDFLVHMVHAEDLHLDRVADSETPVVVCPRSNAVTDVGLPPLSDLQERTTVALGTDNVMTNSPSMFREMAFAAKLFDVTAEEVLRMATINGASVGDLNCGVVEAGREARLLVLDGDSDNLAGAQDLVRAVVRRAGASDVKRVVLPGKA
- a CDS encoding universal stress protein, whose protein sequence is MYDRLLLPTDGSGEMEGVVEHAAGLAREHDAALHAVYVVDEGTAAGVPMAGAGGDVRGMLAERGEEALDDVAAMAGDALTERTVLDGTPWREIVDYADENAVDLVVMGTHGRGGLDRLLLGSVAENVVRRSPVPVLTVRVERSEE
- a CDS encoding biotin--[acetyl-CoA-carboxylase] ligase, translated to MQETRRRVLDAVADGPATGPALAEELDVSRAAVWKHVEALRDAGFEIESGDDGYVLESVPEFGGPAVEYGLEAPFDVEYHGSIDSTNRRARELAGEGAEDAVVLADEQTGGRGRLDRAWDSPSGGIWMSLVLRPDVPPAHAPAFTLAAAVAVTRAAREAGVDARIKWPNDVMVTGEGGTERKLAGILTEMEGEADRVSWVVVGVGINVNVDSGELPGDAPATSVRAEVGDVDRRAFAQRVLEEFDDLRGDLRGVVDAWRENASTLGKRVRVETADGVVDGEAVDVTFPGTLVVDVDGERVSVAAGDCEHLRPA
- a CDS encoding DUF7511 domain-containing protein — its product is MPVTDPVDAPEGSLADFPEFDLVCTVDEASDPELVTVHSEDEEEMITHWITVDEPHAMDLGEMR
- a CDS encoding acetyl-CoA carboxylase biotin carboxylase subunit, whose amino-acid sequence is MFDKVLVANRGEIAVRVMRACEELGVDTVAVYSEADKHSGHVRYADEAYNVGPARAADSYLDQAAIVDAALQADADAIHPGYGFLAENADFAERVEETDGVTWIGPASTAMERLGEKTQARRAMREADVPIVPGTTDPVEDVAEVHEFGDEHGYPIAIKAEGGGGGRGMKIVREPEDAEEQLESAKREGEAYFSNPSVYLERYLENPRHIEVQILADHHGNVRHLGERDCSLQRRHQKVIEEGPSPALSDELREQIGEAARRGADAADYYNAGTFEFLVEEDTEREPGEELGPDTNFYFLEVNTRIQVEHTVTEELTGVDIVKWQLRVAADDEIAFEQDDVELEGHAMEFRINAENAAEEFAPATGGEFEVYDPPGGIGVRVDDAPRQGDDLVTDYDSMVAKLITWGGDREECIARGQRALADYDIEGFPTIIPFHRMMLNDDAFVGGTHTTKYLDEQLDPERIDEAQERWGTGTEPSDGDEDEEVTEREFTVEVNGKRFDVELEERGAPPIQVADAEDGGDARPQRPGAGGGGGGGGSSDGSSTTAEGDEVTAEMQGTILEVEVDEGEAVDAGDVLCVLEAMKMENDVVAERGGTVTEVAVDEGDSVDMGDTLFVLD
- a CDS encoding acc operon protein, whose protein sequence is MTSPLAAAVAEQLPAATDEEAAAVAAAIGAHLRDRERAAAAAATGGAEQRPDWRGREWTFAGRVERTEHRSVRVRSGAPDDLWSAAGRIDRM